Proteins encoded in a region of the Sceloporus undulatus isolate JIND9_A2432 ecotype Alabama chromosome 11, SceUnd_v1.1, whole genome shotgun sequence genome:
- the CENPV gene encoding centromere protein V, with product MAKTRRRTSPTTPAPPAPPPPGPSRRKGPASGGRKPWATPASQPSKGAAKKQQQQQLSPLPPPSKRKAVESGAGAALKGNGAGGGDDDGEEWCPLALGSQRERWIQFQKRQGVSCEEAAKLLLDTFEYRGLVKHTGGCHCGAVRFEVWASDTLHIFDCNCSICVKKQNKHFIVPASHFKLLKGADNLTTYAFNTRRAQHTFCKTCGVQSFYTPRSNPDGYGIAPHCLDEGTVSSATVETFDGKEWEKAVNAHPTIKNMSKP from the exons ATGGCGAAGACTAGGAGGAGGACATCTCCCACAACAccagcaccaccagcaccaccaccaccaggtcCTTCCAGGAGGAAAGGCCCTGCTTCGGGTGGGAGGAAGCCTTGGGCGACCCCAGCAAGCCAACCCTCCAAAGGGGCTGcaaagaagcaacagcagcagcagctgtctccactgcctcctccttccaaAAGGAAGGCGGTGGAAAGTGGGGCTGGAGCAGCCTTGAAAGGCAATGGTGCTGGAGGTGGCGATGATGATGGGGAAGAGTGGTGCCCCCTGGCACTGGGGTCCCAGAGGGAGCGCTGGATCCAGTTCCAGAAGCGCCAAGGGGTCAGCTGCGAGGAGGCGGCCAAACTCTTGCTGGACACTTT TGAATACCGAGGGCTGGTGAAACACACAGGTGGCTGCCACTGCGGAGCCGTCCGCTTTGAGGTTTGGGCTTCGGACACCCTCCATATCTTTGACTGCAA CTGCAGCATTTGTGTCAAGAAGCAAAATAAGCATTTCATTGTTCCTGCCTCACATTTCAAACTGCTGAAG GGTGCTGACAACCTCACCACTTACGCCTTCAACACCCGCCGTGCCCAGCATACCTTTTGCAAGACGTGTGGCGTCCAGAGCTTTTACACGCCCCGCTCTAATCCAGACGGCTATG GAATTGCTCCACACTGCCTGGACGAGGGCACCGTGAGCAGCGCCACTGTGGAGACCTTTGATGGCAAAGAGTGGGAAAAGGCTGTGAACGCTCATCCTACAATCAAGAACATGTCGAAACCATGA